In Necator americanus strain Aroian chromosome IV, whole genome shotgun sequence, the following proteins share a genomic window:
- a CDS encoding hypothetical protein (NECATOR_CHRIV.G14053.T2), with product MGIDINHKHDRKVRRTAPKSEDPYLRILAKLYTFLARRTGEKFNNIIMKRLFMSRRFRAPLSIARITRMLKKKGNADKIVVTCATVTDDARLYEVPKFTVAALKVTDSARARILKAGGEVITFDQLALRSPKGENTLLIQGPRKAREAEKHFGPAPGVPHSHTKPYVRSKGRKFERARGRRASRGYKA from the exons ATG GGTATCGATATCAACCATAAACATGACCGTAAGGTCCGCAGAACAGCTCCAAAGAGCGAAGATCCGTATCTCAGGATTCTTGCCAAG TTGTACACCTTCCTGGCTCGACGTACTGGCGAGAAGTTCAACAATATCATTATGAAGAGGTTGTTCATGTCGAGGCGATTCCGTGCACCTCTTTCTATTGCTCGTATCACCCgcatgctgaaaaaaaaggggaacgCTGACAAAATTGTTGTCACCTGTGCAACAGTTACAGATGATGCTCGCCTTTATGAAGTCCCGAAGTTCACA GTAGCTGCTTTGAAAGTTACCGATTCTGCTCGTGCACGCATTCTCAAGGCTGGAGGCGAAGTGATCACATTCGATCAGCTTGCTCTTCGCTCGCCCAAAGGAGAAAACACGCTCCTCATCCAA GGACCCCGTAAGGCTCGTGAGGCTGAGAAACACTTCGGTCCAGCTCCGGGAGTCCCACACAGCCACACCAAGCCCTACGTTCGTTCGAAAGGCCGCAAGTTCGAGCGTGCTCGTGGTCGAAGAGCTTCTCGTGGATACAAAGCTTAA
- a CDS encoding hypothetical protein (NECATOR_CHRIV.G14053.T1), giving the protein MDGNIHTGAILDSAEGIDINHKHDRKVRRTAPKSEDPYLRILAKLYTFLARRTGEKFNNIIMKRLFMSRRFRAPLSIARITRMLKKKGNADKIVVTCATVTDDARLYEVPKFTVAALKVTDSARARILKAGGEVITFDQLALRSPKGENTLLIQGPRKAREAEKHFGPAPGVPHSHTKPYVRSKGRKFERARGRRASRGYKA; this is encoded by the exons ATGGATGGCAACATCCACACAGGCGCGATTCTGGACAGTGCTGAG GGTATCGATATCAACCATAAACATGACCGTAAGGTCCGCAGAACAGCTCCAAAGAGCGAAGATCCGTATCTCAGGATTCTTGCCAAG TTGTACACCTTCCTGGCTCGACGTACTGGCGAGAAGTTCAACAATATCATTATGAAGAGGTTGTTCATGTCGAGGCGATTCCGTGCACCTCTTTCTATTGCTCGTATCACCCgcatgctgaaaaaaaaggggaacgCTGACAAAATTGTTGTCACCTGTGCAACAGTTACAGATGATGCTCGCCTTTATGAAGTCCCGAAGTTCACA GTAGCTGCTTTGAAAGTTACCGATTCTGCTCGTGCACGCATTCTCAAGGCTGGAGGCGAAGTGATCACATTCGATCAGCTTGCTCTTCGCTCGCCCAAAGGAGAAAACACGCTCCTCATCCAA GGACCCCGTAAGGCTCGTGAGGCTGAGAAACACTTCGGTCCAGCTCCGGGAGTCCCACACAGCCACACCAAGCCCTACGTTCGTTCGAAAGGCCGCAAGTTCGAGCGTGCTCGTGGTCGAAGAGCTTCTCGTGGATACAAAGCTTAA
- a CDS encoding hypothetical protein (NECATOR_CHRIV.G14054.T2) — MMLSLLLTATVLGQLSSACISITPSTGTSYGSYASYLNPAAQVVAPQPVLLPQQAVAPQPITLFQPPPFGVANAQPIFPNAVQVQPVINSPSFSNPVVSMQLIPQSNLLPQPSPLSQNSAPAQVNPQSTSPLDQGDSSVPQQREQSQQPQQRQQSDRNKDRIKGKKKQNSDDYYYYYPEAPQGQGEGTDDIAYYDTHGSQTNNQQQTGEQQTQVQHTNNNGPGEQSQNTRNVCPSPVEEEVTFFVPYNAQSLPTYGQLGPKNS; from the exons ATGATGTTGTCACTTCTTTTAACAGCTACCGTACTGGGTCAACTTTCGTCTGCTTGTATTTCTATTACACCTTCTACTGGAACTTCATATGGCTCTTATGCCTCTTATTTGAATCCAGCTGCTCAGGTTGTAGCACCTCAACCTGTTCTACTACCACAGCAGGCTGTGGCTCCCCAGCCAATAACTTTATTCCAACCACCTCCTTTCGGTGTGGCAAATGCACAACCAATTTTTCCTAATGCTGTACAAGTACAGCCAGTTATCAATTCACCTTCATTTTCAAATCCGGTAGTAAGTATGCAGTTGATACCGCAATCAAACCTCTTGCCACAACCCTCACCTCTCTCACAAAATTCGGCGCCTGCACAAGTCAACCCACAAAGCACAAGCCCTCTTG ATCAGGGTGATTCCTCTGTTCCTCAACAAAGAGAGCAGTCTCAACAGCCACAACAACGACAGCAAAGCGATAGAAACAAGGATCGTATAAAAGGGAAGAAGAAGCAGAACAGTGAtgactactactattattatcctGAAGCTCCTCAAGGACAGGGAGAAGGAACTGACGAT atagcATACTACGACACGCATGGAAGTCAAACGAATAATCAACAACAGACAGGGGAACAGCAGACGCAGGTACAGCACACAAACAATAATGGGCCTGGAGAACAGAGTCAGAACACACGGAACGTTTGCCCAAGTCCTGTAGAGGAGGAA gtcaCATTCTTTGTCCCATACAATGCCCAAAGTCTACCAACTTACGGTCAGCTCGGACCAAAAAACAGTTAG
- a CDS encoding hypothetical protein (NECATOR_CHRIV.G14054.T1) gives MMLSLLLTATVLGQLSSACISITPSTGTSYGSYASYLNPAAQVVAPQPVLLPQQAVAPQPITLFQPPPFGVANAQPIFPNAVQVQPVINSPSFSNPVVSMQLIPQSNLLPQPSPLSQNSAPAQVNPQSTSPLDQGDSSVPQQREQSQQPQQRQQSDRNKDRIKGKKKQNSDDYYYYYPEAPQGQGEGTDDIAYYDTHGSQTNNQQQTGEQQTQVQHTNNNGPGEQSQNTRNVCPSPVEEEVTFFVPYNAQSLPTYGQLGPKNTENLITIIPTARCMEAGRHCGVFLLLVASRPSLTSDLVSSTSEGIRYRDMIEEGQFISFSNHVYVPIKGLSCNSCRDLFCRPR, from the exons ATGATGTTGTCACTTCTTTTAACAGCTACCGTACTGGGTCAACTTTCGTCTGCTTGTATTTCTATTACACCTTCTACTGGAACTTCATATGGCTCTTATGCCTCTTATTTGAATCCAGCTGCTCAGGTTGTAGCACCTCAACCTGTTCTACTACCACAGCAGGCTGTGGCTCCCCAGCCAATAACTTTATTCCAACCACCTCCTTTCGGTGTGGCAAATGCACAACCAATTTTTCCTAATGCTGTACAAGTACAGCCAGTTATCAATTCACCTTCATTTTCAAATCCGGTAGTAAGTATGCAGTTGATACCGCAATCAAACCTCTTGCCACAACCCTCACCTCTCTCACAAAATTCGGCGCCTGCACAAGTCAACCCACAAAGCACAAGCCCTCTTG ATCAGGGTGATTCCTCTGTTCCTCAACAAAGAGAGCAGTCTCAACAGCCACAACAACGACAGCAAAGCGATAGAAACAAGGATCGTATAAAAGGGAAGAAGAAGCAGAACAGTGAtgactactactattattatcctGAAGCTCCTCAAGGACAGGGAGAAGGAACTGACGAT atagcATACTACGACACGCATGGAAGTCAAACGAATAATCAACAACAGACAGGGGAACAGCAGACGCAGGTACAGCACACAAACAATAATGGGCCTGGAGAACAGAGTCAGAACACACGGAACGTTTGCCCAAGTCCTGTAGAGGAGGAA gtcaCATTCTTTGTCCCATACAATGCCCAAAGTCTACCAACTTACGGTCAGCTCGGACCAAAAAACA CTGAAAACCTCATaacaatcatccccactgcaAGATGCATGGAAGCAG GTCGTCATTGTGGCGTGTTTCTACTCCTCGTAGCATCTCGTCCCTCATTAACATCAGATTTGGTATCTTCCACATCAGAAGGGATTCGATATAGGGACATGATAGAAGAAGgccaatttatttctttctctaatcATGTGTACGTGCCTATTAAAGGACTATCGTGCAATTCATGCAGAGATCTGTTCTGTAGACCTCGCTGA
- a CDS encoding hypothetical protein (NECATOR_CHRIV.G14054.T3) has protein sequence MEYTYAPSTSDTTSLGSIGSYYCSNNTDLCVEDVFGRQWHPAQAENLITIIPTARCMEAGRHCGVFLLLVASRPSLTSDLVSSTSEGIRYRDMIEEGQFISFSNHVYVPIKGLSCNSCRDLFCRPR, from the exons ATGGAGTACACGTATGCTCCTTCTACAAGCGACACTACTTCATTGGGCTCGATTGGCTCGTACTATTGTTCAAATAATACGGATTTGTGCGTGGAGGACGTGTTTGGCCGACAATGGCATCCTGCTCAAGCTGAAAACCTCATaacaatcatccccactgcaAGATGCATGGAAGCAG GTCGTCATTGTGGCGTGTTTCTACTCCTCGTAGCATCTCGTCCCTCATTAACATCAGATTTGGTATCTTCCACATCAGAAGGGATTCGATATAGGGACATGATAGAAGAAGgccaatttatttctttctctaatcATGTGTACGTGCCTATTAAAGGACTATCGTGCAATTCATGCAGAGATCTGTTCTGTAGACCTCGCTGA
- a CDS encoding hypothetical protein (NECATOR_CHRIV.G14055.T1), with protein MSDESLRFRVVMEFESRTRAYKAVASFAITFSVLAVLSVCITVPMIYSYVMHVRDQMHSEIGFCRSHAKEIWHEVSQLKNSPANHTRVTRQNTYNAGEGAPAQACEPCCNPGPPGPPGRGGQPGKNGQNGAPGMPGAPGKPGAPVCEAVTPPPCKPCPPGAPGAPGAEGLPGDAGSPGQAGRNGVDGAPGEPGPKGPPGAPGEAGQQGGPGEQGAPAVPGNLVPGEPGSPGDQGPSGPAGPPGQPGADGSPGQPGSKGPNGPDGPPGPDGGPGPVGPPGTSGKGGEKGICPKYCAIDGGIFFEDGTRR; from the exons ATGTCAGACGAATCTCTTCGATTCCGCGTCGTCATGGAATTCGAAAGTCGGACACGTGCCTACAAGGCAGTCGCCTCTTTTGCAATCACATTCTCTGTTCTGGCAGTACTCTCT GTATGCATAACTGTGCCAATGATCTATAGCTACGTAATGCACGTACGCGATCAAATGCACTCTGAAATCGGATTCTGTAGG AGCCACGCCAAGGAAATCTGGCATGAAGTTTCTCAGCTCAAAAATTCTCCGGCCAATCACACTCGTGTGACTCGTCAGAACACTTACAACGCAGGAGAGGGAGCGCCCGCTCAAGCTTGCGAGCCCTGTTGTAATCCAGGTCCCCCTGGTCCTCCTGGACGTGGTGGACAGCCCGGCAAAAACGGACAGAACGGAGCACCGGGAATGCCAGGAGCTCCTGGTAAACCTGGAGCACCAGTATGTGAAGCCGTGACACCACCTCCATGCAAACCATGCCCTCCAGGTGCGCCTGGAGCACCTGGTGCGGAAGGACTTCCAGGAGACGCCGGCTCACCTGGACAGGCCGGAAGGAATGGAGTTGATGG AGCTCCCGGAGAACCAGGACCAAAAGGACCACCAGGAGCACCTGGTGAAGCTGGGCAACAAGGAGGACCCGGAGAGCAAGGAGCTCCAGCAGTACCAGGCAATCTTGTCCCAGGCGAACCAGGATCACCCGGAGATCAGGGTCCATCGGGTCCAGCGGGTCCACCCGGACAACCAGGAGCCGACGGATCACCTG GTCAACCTGGCTCGAAAGGACCAAACGGTCCTGATGGTCCCCCTGGACCTGACGGTGGACCCGGACCTGTTGGGCCACCTGGAACATCTGGTAAAGGCGGAGAGAAGGGTATCTGCCCCAAATATTGCGCTATTGACGGTGGCATATTCTTTGAAGACGGCACCAGACGTTAA